A stretch of Onychomys torridus chromosome 2, mOncTor1.1, whole genome shotgun sequence DNA encodes these proteins:
- the LOC118578098 gene encoding zinc finger protein 431-like isoform X1, which produces MVFAEFFSEESLQRCDAGDLQEPHYYSLLSFSSLYLWNQNAVTYDDVHIDFTREEWTLLDPSQKNLYKDVMLETYRNLTTIGYSWEDHNIEDHCKSSTRCERHERIHIGEQSSEHTECVKAFVHHCTLHRHERTYTVVMPSEYNQCGKALAYHSNLERHKKAQTGEKPYECDQCGKGFAYYSNLQIHKRTHNEEKSYACNQGGKAFALQRRLQIHKRTHAGEKPYGCTWCGKGFSQMSVLQVHKRIHTGEKPYKCNQCGKGFVCQSHLRIHKRTHTGEKPYECTQCGNAFALRSNLQRHKRTHTGEKPYECNQCGKAFARHSSLQMHKRIHTGEKPYACNQCGKAFARCGGLQMHKRTHIGEKPYECNQCGKAYTRHSGLQMHQRTHTGEKPYKCNECGKGFNYHSSLGIHKRTHTGEKPYECNQCGKGFSQLNHLQVHERIHSGEKPYECNQCGKAFVCQSHLQIHKRIHTGEKPYECTQCGKNFAYQSHLQRHTRTHTGEKPYACNQCGKAFACYSGLQMHKITHTGKKPYECNQCGKVFVHYSSLQRHERIHT; this is translated from the exons CCTTCTGAGTTTTTCCAGTTTATACCTTTGGAATCAG AATGCAGTGACCTATGATGATGTGCACATCGACTTCACTAGGGAAGAGTGGACAttgctggatccttcccagaaaaatctctacaaagatgtgatgctggagacctacaGGAACCTCACTACTATAG GATACAGCTGGGAAGACCATAATATTGAAGATCATTGTAAAAGTTCTACAAGATGTGAAAg gcatgaaagaattcatattgGAGAACAATCTTCTGAACATACTGAATGTGTTAAAGCCTTTGTTCATCACTGTACTCTTCACAGGCATGAAAGAACATATACTGTAGTGATGCCCTCTGAAtataatcagtgtggtaaagccttggCATATCACAGTAATCTTGAAAGGCATAAAAAAGCACAAACTGGAGAAAAACCATATGAATGTGATCAGTGTGGTAAAGGTTTTGCATATTATAGTAATCTTCAGATTCACAAAAGAACACATAATGAAGAGAAATCCTATGCATGTAATCAgggtggtaaagcctttgcattgCAAAGAAGACTTCAAATACATAAGAGAACTCatgctggagagaaaccctatggatGTACATGGTGTGGTAAAGGCTTTTCACAAATGAGTGTTCTTCAAGtgcataaaagaatacatactggagaaaaaccctataaatgtaatcagtgtggtaaggGATTTGTATGTCAAAGTCATCTTCGAATACATAAAaggacacatactggagagaagccctatgagtGTACTCAATGTGGAAATGCCTTTGCACTTCGAAGTAAccttcaaaggcataaaagaacacatactggagagaaaccatatgaatgtaatcagtgtggtaaagcttttgcacGTCACAGTAGTCTTCAAATGCACAAAAGaatacatacaggagagaaaccctatgcatgtaatcagtgtggtaaagcctttgcccGTTGTGGTGGTCTTCAAATGCACAAAAGAACacatattggagagaaaccctatgaatgtaatcagtgtggtaaagcctatACACGTCACAGTGGTCTTCAAATGCAccaaagaacacatactggagagaaaccctataaatgtaatgAGTGTGGTAAAGGATTTAATTATCACAGCAGTCTCggaatacataaaagaacacatactggagagaaaccctatgaatgtaatcagtgtggtaaaggcTTTTCACAACTCAATCACCTTCAAGTGCATGAAAGAatacattctggagagaaaccctatgaatgtaatcagtgtggtaaggCCTTTGTATGTCAAAGtcatctccaaatacataaaagaatacatactggagagaagccctatgaatgtactCAATGTGGAAAAAACTTTGCATATCaaagtcatcttcaaaggcatacaagaacacatactggagagaaaccatatgcatgtaatcagtgtggtaaagcctttgcctGTTACAGTGGTCTTCAAATGCACAAAATAACACATACTGgaaagaaaccctatgaatgtaatcagtgcgGTAAAGTCTTTGTTCATTACTCTtctcttcaaaggcatgaaagaatacatacttga
- the LOC118578098 gene encoding zinc finger protein 431-like isoform X2, giving the protein MLETYRNLTTIGYSWEDHNIEDHCKSSTRCERHERIHIGEQSSEHTECVKAFVHHCTLHRHERTYTVVMPSEYNQCGKALAYHSNLERHKKAQTGEKPYECDQCGKGFAYYSNLQIHKRTHNEEKSYACNQGGKAFALQRRLQIHKRTHAGEKPYGCTWCGKGFSQMSVLQVHKRIHTGEKPYKCNQCGKGFVCQSHLRIHKRTHTGEKPYECTQCGNAFALRSNLQRHKRTHTGEKPYECNQCGKAFARHSSLQMHKRIHTGEKPYACNQCGKAFARCGGLQMHKRTHIGEKPYECNQCGKAYTRHSGLQMHQRTHTGEKPYKCNECGKGFNYHSSLGIHKRTHTGEKPYECNQCGKGFSQLNHLQVHERIHSGEKPYECNQCGKAFVCQSHLQIHKRIHTGEKPYECTQCGKNFAYQSHLQRHTRTHTGEKPYACNQCGKAFACYSGLQMHKITHTGKKPYECNQCGKVFVHYSSLQRHERIHT; this is encoded by the exons atgctggagacctacaGGAACCTCACTACTATAG GATACAGCTGGGAAGACCATAATATTGAAGATCATTGTAAAAGTTCTACAAGATGTGAAAg gcatgaaagaattcatattgGAGAACAATCTTCTGAACATACTGAATGTGTTAAAGCCTTTGTTCATCACTGTACTCTTCACAGGCATGAAAGAACATATACTGTAGTGATGCCCTCTGAAtataatcagtgtggtaaagccttggCATATCACAGTAATCTTGAAAGGCATAAAAAAGCACAAACTGGAGAAAAACCATATGAATGTGATCAGTGTGGTAAAGGTTTTGCATATTATAGTAATCTTCAGATTCACAAAAGAACACATAATGAAGAGAAATCCTATGCATGTAATCAgggtggtaaagcctttgcattgCAAAGAAGACTTCAAATACATAAGAGAACTCatgctggagagaaaccctatggatGTACATGGTGTGGTAAAGGCTTTTCACAAATGAGTGTTCTTCAAGtgcataaaagaatacatactggagaaaaaccctataaatgtaatcagtgtggtaaggGATTTGTATGTCAAAGTCATCTTCGAATACATAAAaggacacatactggagagaagccctatgagtGTACTCAATGTGGAAATGCCTTTGCACTTCGAAGTAAccttcaaaggcataaaagaacacatactggagagaaaccatatgaatgtaatcagtgtggtaaagcttttgcacGTCACAGTAGTCTTCAAATGCACAAAAGaatacatacaggagagaaaccctatgcatgtaatcagtgtggtaaagcctttgcccGTTGTGGTGGTCTTCAAATGCACAAAAGAACacatattggagagaaaccctatgaatgtaatcagtgtggtaaagcctatACACGTCACAGTGGTCTTCAAATGCAccaaagaacacatactggagagaaaccctataaatgtaatgAGTGTGGTAAAGGATTTAATTATCACAGCAGTCTCggaatacataaaagaacacatactggagagaaaccctatgaatgtaatcagtgtggtaaaggcTTTTCACAACTCAATCACCTTCAAGTGCATGAAAGAatacattctggagagaaaccctatgaatgtaatcagtgtggtaaggCCTTTGTATGTCAAAGtcatctccaaatacataaaagaatacatactggagagaagccctatgaatgtactCAATGTGGAAAAAACTTTGCATATCaaagtcatcttcaaaggcatacaagaacacatactggagagaaaccatatgcatgtaatcagtgtggtaaagcctttgcctGTTACAGTGGTCTTCAAATGCACAAAATAACACATACTGgaaagaaaccctatgaatgtaatcagtgcgGTAAAGTCTTTGTTCATTACTCTtctcttcaaaggcatgaaagaatacatacttga